The Solanum pennellii chromosome 7, SPENNV200 DNA segment aaacacataaaaataagtatACACATGGGAGACTCTCCAACAAAAGTAGCAAATAGATAAGGGCATCAAAGGTATCACAATTCAAATAAAGTCCAAGAGAAAAATTAACATACACATAGGAATAAGTGAAACCCGAATCAAACAACACAATAGCCATCCAATCATAGACAAGAATAGTACCTGTTATCACAACGTCTAATTCCTAATCCCGTGGTCTGCTAGGAAATGCGTAACACTGAGCTCTACCATCTTTTCAAGAAACCCCCATTCCAGAAATGTGTAACACTGAGCACTACCATCTTCTCAGATCAAAAGTGTTGAATAAGGAGTTTTTGGCGTTGTTTCAGCATAAAATTCCATGTTTGCCCCATTTTCGCGATCTGCATAAGCCTTCTATAGCAGACACCTCCCACTATAGCAAACTATGTGAACTTCAGAGACTTAGAAATCCCTGAAAAATCTCATTTTCACAACATACCTCATTCTTTTGATGCATGAACTATCCCTTTCACGTTGAATTTGATTTCTAGAGTTTTACTTGCtcgaatatgattttgtgaAGCACTACGAGTTCCTTAATGTCTTGTCTACAAGAAATAACAAGCAATCCTAGATATTACACCTCATCCATTCTCGTCTGTCCCTAGACCATGCCTAGCGCAGTTCCATCTTAGCCTATTAAGGTATCCACCTGGCCTCTAGCTTTCCGCGGGGAAATTATAACTTTATCTAAGAAGCTCATATACTTGAAGGCGTGGGGCTTTGCCTTTCATTGTATTCATATCCTCTCAGATAAAAACGTTTTCCgcatcaacaacatcaaagTATTTGCACAATTTTTTTAGGCTATTAAAGGCATgtttcataacatttttcaaGAGTCTTTTGGATGAGAGTTGGAAGTGACTTtgataaaatcatcaatacaagaTGATGGAGCCAGCAATTCAAGCTGGAAGCTGGAAGCTAATCTCATTcctccattaatggaggttGAGCTTCTGATAGCATGAAGGAAGAAGAGGGAATTTTTCTGTATTGGAATGCATATGTAAAGCAGTACATtagatgtgtatatatacacatcaaTGAGTAGTAACCAATCAAAACAGAAATACAAAACATGTGAGCTATAACTAACTACAACTAACTACACATGTGAAATATAACTAACTATAACTAACTACTTGAAAGTTGAGTAAtgactaactaactaactaacaaatTGATAACTAACTCACACTAAACAAGCTAGTTTTATCACCCCCCCTCAAGTTGGAAGTGAGCCATTCACAGACAACTTGTTCATCAGATGAGAATGTTTAACACCAGTCAATGCCTTAGTGAAAACATCAGCCAGCTGGGAGTCTGTTGAGACATATTGGAGTGTAATCAGTCCTTCTTGGAGCTTTGTCCTGACAAAATGGCAATCAACTTCTATGTGTTTGGTTCGttcatgaaacactggattCTTAGCAATGTGTACTGCTGCTTGGCTGTCACAAAATACTTGTATAGGCAAAGGTATTGTTACTGAGAGTTCACCAAGTAGTCTTTCTAGCCACACCACTTCTCCTACTACCTGTCTTATGGCTCTGTATTCTGCTTCTGCTGAAGATAATGACACTGTAGGCTGTTTCTTAGACTTCCAACTGATAGGGCTATCTCCCATGAGCACCAAATAACCACTCACTGACTTCCTTGAATCAAGACAAGAGGCCCAATCTGAGTCACAGTAGGCACTGATGGTGATATCAGGTTTATTACTGATAAAAACTCCCAATGTAGGATCACCTTGTAGGTATCTGAGTACATGGTAAGCTGCCTTTAAATGAGGTTCTCTAGGAGACTGCATGAATTGACTGAGATGTTGGACACTATATGCTATATCCATTCTTGTATTAGCAAGAAAATTAAGTTTGCCTACTAATTTTCTGTAGTAAGTAGGATCTGGTAGTAACTTCCCTTCTGTAAGCCTTAGTTTCTCAGTAGGATCCAATGGTGAAGTGGTAGCCTTGTAGTTTGTAGACTCAAATTCCTTCAAGAGATCAAGAGTAAACTTCCTTTGTGAAACAAGGACACCATCCTGCCTGTACAGTATCTCTAatccaagaaaataatgcaGCCTTCctaaatcttttattttgaatttctcATGCAAGAAGAGTTTCAAAGATTCAATCTCCTTCATATCAGTACCAGTCAAgataatgtcatcaacatatacagCCACAAATACTAAGGAGTGACCATTTTTCTTGTAAAATAGTGAGTAATCACTGTCTGAATGAGTATAACCCTTTGAGCAAAGACTATCAGCTAGTTTCTCATACCACTGTCTACTGGCTTGTTTCAgaccatataaggacttcttcaatTTGCATACCATATCATTGCTGTCCACTACCAGTCCTGGAGGTAAAGCCATGTATACTTCTTCATTCAAATCACCATGTAGGAAGGCATTATTTACATCCAATTGATACAAGTCCCAGCCCTTCTTAACTGCTAATGAGATTAGTGTTCTTACTGTAGTCATCTTTACCACAGGTGAGAAGGTTTCATTATAGTCTATCCCTGCTTGTTGAGTGTATCCTTTTACCACCAGTCTAGCTTTGAACCTTTCTATGCTCCCATCTACCTTATGTTTAATCTTATACACCCATTTACATCCAAtaacattcttttcttttggcAACTTAACTAGCTCCCAAGTATTATTAGTGTGCAGTGCATCAAACTCTTGTTTCATTGCTGCTTGCCAGGCTGGATTCAAGCTTGCCTCTTCATAAGATGTAGGCTCAATATCATGTGAAACATTATGGATCAACTGCTGACTTTCAGAACATAGTGTAGAGAAGCATATGTGATCAGGATGATTTGTGAAAGATGTGAGTGAATGTTGAGAATCAGTGACATTATTTATAGGTGAAGAAGAGTGTGGCTTAGGTAATGAATAGCTATAGTCTTTTAAGTAGTTTGGAGGATGACAAGATCTAGTTGTCCTTCTAGGTGTAAGAACAGATGCATTTGGTCCAGTAGGTGCTGTGACAGGTATATTTGGCTCAGTAGAAGGTGTTGTAGATTCTGTCACAGGTATATTTTCAGGTATGGAAACTTGGTCACAGGTGACTTCATCCAGTGTGTGTTGACTCAACATctcatcatcaataaaagtattTGTTTTACTAGACATGCAAGGCAACTTATCAGAGTGATGAACAAGACATTGCAATATGAAGTCAAAACTAGAACCAGCAGGAGTAATGACAAAAGGAAGAATATTTTCATAGAAAGAAACGTCTCTAGACACGTGAATCCTCTTGGTAGCCAAGTTTAAAACCTTGTACCCTTTTGTGTTAAAGGGATATCCAACAAAAATATGAGGTACAGTTCTAGGCTCAAACTTATCCTTATGAGTTTTTAAAGTAGTTGGAAAACAAAGACATCCAAAATTTTTAAGATGTGAGTAGAAAGGCTTCTTCTGATACAACAACTCATATGGAGACTTCCCTTGAAGTAGTTTAGTGGGCAATCTATTAACCAAATAAGTGGCAGTTAATACACACTCTCCCCAATACCTCATAGGTATTTTTGATTGAAATAACAGTGCCCTTGCTGTCTCAAGAAGGTACTTGTGTTTCCTCTCTACTaccccattttgttgtggtgtgtaGGGACAAGATTGCTGGtgtattatgcctttttctTGGAAGAAACATGTTGCCTCAGTACTAGAAAATTCTAAGCCATTATCAGACCTGATAGTTTTCAATCTAGTGTGGAACTGATTTTCTATTAAGGATATGAAGGCTTTTATAGTACAAAGAGCATTGCTTTTACACCTAATAAGTTGTGTCCAAGTAGCTCTACTGTAATCATCTACCATAGTCAAGAAATAGTGATATCCATCATGTGTTGGTACATTGTAGGGTCCCCACAAATCAACATGCAGCAACTCAAATATTGAACTGCTCATAGTAACACTTTCTGGAAATGGCATTCTAGTTTGTCTAGCCATTGGACAAATTGTACAAGTGAAAGGTTGTTTGTTAGAAAACTTTAGAGGAATGGTAGATATGCTCTTCATTTTCACAAATGGTACATGTCCTAGCCTAGCATGCCATAAGAATTCATTGTCTTGATTGAAAGAAAAATGAGCAGCTGAGTTAGAAATCTTATCAGTGGAACAGACCTTTTTATTGATTGTATGAGAATGTTTTGTATTAGGTAGTGATGGTGCTTTACAGTAGTTCATAGAGGAACCAGATTGAAACTTCTGTTGGGAACCAGTATCATCATCTACAGATGGAATGTGACACTTTGAACAAAAAAGATACAAACCACTCCTTGCTTTACCAAGTGCCAGAGGGCTCTTCAGAGAAGGGCCCTGCAGTAAACAAGAACTATTGTTAAAACTGACTATCCCTTTGAGTTGGTTAGCTAAACAATAGACTGATATTAGATTGAACTTGAAGCTAGGTATATACAATACTTTATACAGAGTTAATGTTGAATTCAAACACACATCACCAATTTCAGTCACTTTAACCTTGTATCCATTTGGTAATGTGATTAAGAAGGGATAAGGTAGAGGCTTAAGGTTTATGAGATTGTGTTTTGTGTAGGTCATATGGTGAGATGCTCCTGAGTCAATGATCCAAGAGCCAGCAGTTAATCTTTCACAATTACATGACATATCACTTATCTTACTTATAGAAGAATGACAAGCAAGTATACCTGCTAGACTTGCAGCTCCACTTGACACATTGTTTGAATATTCAGACTCATTTCCAAGTAAATTGAGCAATTGCTCATATTGACTCTTTGACAGATTCACTGGCATTTGTTTTCCCTGCTCAAAATTCTCTTCACACTTGTAACTATCACCCTCAGAGGTATGTACATTTGCTGCAgatcctcttcctcttcctcttggATTTCTTGTGTTGGTTGGATAGCCATGAAGTTTGTAGCATCTATCTTTGACATGTCCAGTTCGTTTGCAATACTCACAAAACATATTTGATCTGTTACCAGCATTAGAGTTTCCCCTATAGGCATTAGTGTTGTTGAAATTTCCAGCATTGCTATTGTTAAAACTGCCAGTGTTGTTGTAACTTCCATTTCCCCTACCTATGCTTCCTTTATAAGAACTAGAATTTGTTGAATTACTTTGAGACAACACAGATGCATTAAGTGAAGTGGACTCCAAAGCCATATGATTTGAAGGCTTCATTTCTCTCTGCCTCTCTTCCTGTGACAAGATAGCAAATGCCTGTGCCATTGTAGGCAAAGTAGACATCATGAGGATGTTCCCTCGCACAGCAGTGTACATCTCATTTAGGCCCATCAAGAAGTGTATAAGTCTTCTGTCCTGCTCAGCCTTATACAGTTTTATCTTTCCTCCACAAGTACACACACAACTACATTGTGAATTCACATCAATTGCACTCATTTCCTCCCACAATTTCTTCATCTTTGTATAATAACCTGTGATGTCTAGAGTGCCTTGCATCAAATCATTTATCTCCTTCTGCAACTGATATAGCTTACATCCATTAGTCTGATCATATCTATCCTCCAATTCCTCCCACAATTCCTTAGCATTGTTAACATATTGCAGACTATCTCGTAGCTCTGGGGAGAGGGAGTTTAGAACCAAAGATGTCACCATATCATCACACCTCTCCCACTGCATGAATGATGGATCTGTAAAGCTTGGTTTCACGATCTTACCATTGATGAATCCAGTTTTATTCTTAACGGACAATGCTCTAAGAGCTGCTCTTCTCCATGATCTGTAACTAGTTCCATCAAACACCATAGGAACCAAGGTAGAAGTAGCATTTTCAGAAGGATGCAGATAGAAAGGGCTGTTAAAATCTGGTCGTTTTAAGGAGTTACTAGTATTCACATCAGTTGTAGTATCACCCATGGAGAATGAATTGATATTCAACAAATGGAAAATCTATGAATCAGCAACAAGTAACTaaccaaatcaaacaaaaacaGAGAACAAAAGAGGACAGAAGAGAACAGAAGAGAAGAACAGATGAGATCAGTGAGTCGATCAATCAATTAGATCGAAAAAGAAATCTAGTATGAGtaaccttgctctgataccatgataaaatcatcaatacaagaTGATGGAGCCAGCAATTCAAGCTGGAAGCTGGAAGCTAATCTCATTcctccattaatggaggttGAGCTTCTGATAGCATGaaggaagaagaggaatttttcTGTATTGGAATGCATATGTAAAGCAGTACATtagatgtgtatatatacacatcaaTGAGTAGTAACCAATCAAAACAGAAATACAAAACATGTGAGCTATAACTAACTACAACTAACTACACATGTGAAATATAACTAACTATAACTAACTACTTGAAAGTTGAGTAAtgactaactaactaactaacaaatTGATAACTAACTCACACTAAACAAGCTAGTTTTATCAGACTTACCCAATTTAGTGAGTTGATTTTCATTGGAATATGTTAATTATGCCATCTTTTGGAGGCCATTTTCTCTAGAGGTAGAAGAAGGGAGTGAGGGACTAGGAGGCCTCACATCATCAGAGGCATTTTCAGACATCCAGAACATGTCTTAAATGGAAGGTCTCACTCAAAGAAACAATAGTACCCACAGGGTTATATACGTTTGCACTCTCAAACACACCCAAGCATTGCATTCTCCACTTCTTGATTTTGGGTGAATTAGTATCCCGCTTCTTCTCAATATCAATAATTCCGATAGCAACGCAAGATTAGTCAATTTCAAAATAGGTCACTCTCACCTTAGCACTCAACTTGATAATCAACACAGGAAATGGCATAGAGAGGGTAGGTTTAATTGGCAATGCAACCACTTCTCCAAAATTCACATAGAATATCAGACATGATGCACACAATTAGGATGACAACTATTATGTTGAcgttttgatgatttttcaaagGCATGAGGCCGGAACAAACAAAATTGATCCAGAACTCTGCTTCAAAATAGAGTAATTGTCTAGAGCTCATGTCAGTTGACCAACCACAATAGAATAGAAGATCTAGACAATTAGGGGGACTCTTTAACCCTTCTATCGAATCTTGTGTCGTTTAATAAGAGACATAAAACTCTAACACTAGATTGGGTTAGTAGCCTCCGGGAACATCAAAGTAGAGGGATTGATCCCTCTCAGTCTCAGCAgatagatataaaaataatgagcaTGATTTAGCTAGGCAGATTGAAGAGAGAGGGGTAGGTGGAAGAGGTAAATGGCATGGCTTCTAATACCAAATTAAATCACACATACAAGCACACACCAACTTTTTATGAAAGTTTATTTTATGTTCTTActttatatttacatattttaacaCATTGTTATAGGTATGAggatacaaataaaaataagtgaaagaGAAATTGTGATAAGGTAATAAACGCTCTAAGAATAAGGAAAAATTGCACACAATGaaacaaccattacatttaaCTCAAGAAATACTATAGTACAATATCATGTTTATCCATCCTTATTCCATAGCCCACATAACAACGAACGGAGGGAGATTAAATGACACACAATGACTTTGCCATATCAATCATTATACATGCTAACATTTGGCCTTGGTTCAAAAGACTTTTTTCCTTTAAGACTAGTTTCATTGTCACGGTAGGAAGTTGCAGTTGGCCTTGGTTCGAAATCTTTAGtaaatgatgatttttcttGTTTGATACCAACATCATCATGGTGGTAAGCAGTTACAGTCGGTCGTGGTTCAAAACACTTTTCTCCTTTAAGACTAACTTCATCATCATGGTAAGAAGTTGCAGTTGGCCTTGGTTTGAAATCTTTAGtaaatgatgatttttcttgtttgagaccaacatcatcatgaTGGTAAGTAGTTACAATCGGTCGTGGTTCAAAAGACTTTTCTCCTTTAAGACTGACTTCATCATCATGGTAAGAAGTTACAGTTGGCCTTGGCTCGAAAAGAACGTCATACCGAGGCATAAGATGCTTGATTGCTATAGGCATGGGCTCATTTTTCATCACAATATTCCAATATTCTCCAGGGTCTCTTCTTGCATCTGTGCTGCTACCATACTGCACAAAAATGACAGATGAATTCTATGTTACATGTtcactcattttttattttttactaatacATACTAGGTCAGTTGGTTTTCTATTCTaatttcgttttaatttatttgttttgctttcttttgtatatgttatttatttaaaaacttcaataaatagtactataaattacaattatattataaaaaattattcaactcccaattttttttttgtgcaaCAGGAATTGGAATAGAGGGAATAACACATATTGGTTGAAAAGTATATAAACAGTGTTATGATTTGCAATAATTAACAACTTggaatttttaaaagttatgtaaaattttagtttgactttcctaattttaTGCGTGTGCCACAGGAATTAAGACACATcagataaaatatattaaacatGTGCAAGCACAGAGTATTGTATCTAGTATACAAATATACATAAACATTTAGTATGGATATGCACAGATTCTTTTTAGGtagaatatttatatttttgaaaaaaattagttttaaatttatattttttgacttttatttttttttagaaaaaaaaatcatgtaggGTGTATATGATCTTTATATAAAagtttaaggtatattttaatttttttatgcataaatCGGTTATAACTTTTTTCGTTatcattatttgagtttcttattcttattttatttttttctttcattctttagtgtaaagagaaaaaaaatttatattgattttttttgtctatattataatttaaaactattttttcgaCTATAttgtttctttagttttttgtatttgaaaaaattgGGTCATCTagaataaattttacaaaaaatgagtgaacataaataaatttgatcataAAAATACTAAACCTAAAATAGTCACtggaacaaaaaaaaagtcaaaacaaATATGTGTGAGGGGAATTAACATATGCGggattatattatttaaaaaaataattaaaaaattaaattaaaattttcactttCATAGAAGGAAAAGGATATATGTGGACCATTTGTATAGTAGTAGGTGTTTACATGAACCACTTTCACAACGAGAGATATATCAATTCTAGATGACAAAATTTAGGTGTATGCCTTTTTCCCATATATTAAATAGAGTAGTTCATGTTTTATGCATCGTTgatatacctttttttttagatattaggtaattttattttcatttgttcACTTCTGTTATTTTCTTGAGTCGACAAAGTACCGAACAAAACATCTTAACCTTTCAAAGTAAAGATAAGATCTACCCACATGTTATCATCTCTAGATCCAACTAATTGTTGGATTACgttgaatatattattgctTTAGATACGGTGCAAAAAACTCactatttttctctcaaaattttTTGGTGAAAAATATTCAGTGGCCATTTTCACTTATATTTCGATTGAATcggtgaaataataataataataataataataataatgttttcacatgcaaaaattaaaaagttttcaaCTCTTTCAGTGTGAATTTGTTTCTCACCATGTGTTTTTCCAGCAAATCGATTTGATGAAAAATAGATGAAGAAAACCATATTttataacacaaaaaaatattctcaTTGATTTGAGATGAAAAAACATCTATTTCCAATAGAAATAGAATTTCTTCGATAACCAACATTAAATAGAGTTAGGTACAATTACTATTAAATAAGctaattgtttaaatattttgtgcATGATATAGAATTTAACTTACCAAGGAGGAGTATGAGAGCAAAAAGTGATTTCATGTCTTCAAGAGAGGTACAATTGATATGCTCTTGCTATTGATATTTGCTTGGTGCATGGATATAAAATCCTAGAGTTTATATAGACAAGTTTGGCAAATACAAAAAactataataacaataataatactaGCATGTtttataaaacaataatttataataataataataatattctcttattataaaaaaacaagttGGATCATCCTTATGCTATCatcaatcaattatataaaaacataaaattagaagaatTATAGGATGACCAAGAGGGACCTCTTAGCTTCTCCATAATTCGTGTTTCATGTGATGAAAAATATTCTACAATAAAAATGTGTATTATTTGactatgtatatttaatttcaattatttaaagTGTACAATTTTGGTCCCTGAAATTAACAAAAGTTAACTATTTAacaaaatgattattttaaaaagatataaaataatattgaagtGTTGGGGATTCTAAATACTCGAAGAATtctttatatagaaaaaattgaatttaataaaaattaaatgttaattttttaaagattgaAACCATTGATAGACTTAANNNNNNNNNNNNNNNNNNNNNNNNNNNNNNNNNNNNNNNNNNNNNNNNNNNNNNNNNNNNNNNNNNNNNNNNNNNNNNNNNNNNNNNNNNNNNNNNNNNNNNNNNNNNNNNNNNNNNNNNNNNNNNNNNNNNNNNNNNNNNNNNNNNNNNNNNNNNNNNNNNNNNNNNNNNNNNNNNNNNNNNNNNNNNNNNNNNNNNNNNNNNNNNNNNNNNNNNNNNNNNNNNNNNNNNNNNNNNNNNNNNNNNNNNNNNNNNNNNNNNNNNNNNNNNNNNNNNNNNNNNNNNNNNNNNNNNNNNNNNNNNNNNNNNNNNNNNNNNNNNNNNNNNNNNNNNNNNNNNNNNNNNNNNNNNNNNNNNNNNNNNNNNNNNNNNNNNNNNNNNNNNNNNNNNNNNNNNNNNNNNNNNNNNNNNNNNNNNNNNNNNNNNNNNNNNNNNNNNNNNNNNNNNNNNNNNNNNNNNNNNNNNNNNNNNNNNNNNNNNNNNNNNNNNNNNNNNNNNNNNNNNNNNNNNNNNNNNNNNNNNNNNNNNNNNNNNNNNNNNNNNNNNNNNNNNNNNNNNNNNNNNNNNNNNNNNNNNNNNNNNNNNNNNNNNNNNNNNNNNNNNNNNNNNNNNNNNNNNNNNNNNNNNNNNNNNNNNNNNNNNNNNNNNNNNNNNNNNNNNNNNNNNNNNNNNNNNNNNNNNNNNNNNNNNNNNNNNNNNNNNNNNNNNNNNNNNNNNNNNNNNNNNNNNNNNNNNNNNNNNNNNNNNNNNNNNNNNNNNNNNNNNNNNNNNNNNNNNNNNNNNNNNNNNNNNNNNNNNNNNNNNNNNNNNNNNNNNNNNNNNNNNNNNNNNNNNNNNNNNNNNNNNNNNNNNNNNNNNNNNNNNNNNNNNNNNNNNNNNNNNNNNNNNNNNNNNNNNNNNNNNNNNNNNNNNNNNNNNNNNNNNNNNNNNNNNNNNNNNNNNNNNNNNNNNNNNNNNNNNNNNNNNNNNNNNNNNNNNNNNNNNNNNNNNNNNNNNNNNNNNNNNNNNNNNNNNNNNNNNNNNNNNNNNNNNNNNNNNNNNNNNNNNNNNNNNNNNNNNNNNNNNNNNNNNNNNNNNNNNNNNNNNNNNNNNNNNNNNNNNNNNNNNNNNNNNNNNNNNNNNNNNNNNNNNNNNNNNNNNNNNNNNNNNNNNNNNNNNNNNNNNNNNNNNNNNNNNNNNNNNNNNNNNNNNNNNNNNNNNNNNNNNNNNNNNNNNNNNNNNNNNNNNNNNNNNNNNNNNNNNNNNNNNNNNNNNNNNNNNNNagaagaaaatacaagtaggggtcagtacaatgaacacgtactgagtaggtatcatcggccaactcaaaatagaaaccaatatacattgaataataatataaaatcaactacgatacttaacaggtggtaaacaacaaacacatgaaccattgacaacaacaccataataggtaccccatcaatcacaacatcaagcacacctatgaggactcatgcctccacaccatactcatttgggaaataggttctttgagtttgagtatattaagttaattcaagattcctttcctttaatgttatcgtgtcggaacgtgacactccgatcccatataccgtgtcggaacgtgacactccgatcccataatatcgtgtcggaacgtgacactccgatccaattatctcattattttatttcatcaagccttctttattcaaggcgtcattttaatagagagggttcaagattagaacttcaacagtctcataattttaggtcaaccacaaaccacacaatcaaaacatacaaccacacaatcaagtacataggagactttacaatatcactcaatacatatcaatcgctatttagagtttatctatcaaatagaattaaaccataacctacctccaccgaagaaccgagtcaagcaactacttctccaacacttttcctttccttattgctTCCGAatctttccaatctatcaagtatatatgcatatttataagttaacgagtctataaaCACTTACATTATTTTATGTGCATCCTAAACCCAACAACACATCTAACTTATAATcttcttttctaaaatttaaacctaagggtaagtcttaattcctccaattagcataactttaGTGGAATTTAAATAACCcgatacacctaatattttattactttactcAATATTTTAAAGGTTGACTCATAACGAAATAACTATAGAAAGAATTGGAAATTTAAGGTTACGTCTATGTTCACTAACTCCTAACAGggaaaaccaaaacaaaaatataatataatttaaaacacCCATATGCAAATATTCCCAATTTCATCATATgaatatcaaatttatttaccTCACCTTAATCTCTTACTGCTCATAATACTTAGCCTCAATTTTCCAATCAATAATTATGTACAAGAATTTAAAACCTTCCAATTGTTTGTTATTCTTCCGTCAATCACTACGCCATTATTACATGCAATTAAACCCACCAAATTTAATAACCTGCAAATTTAATAACCTATGTTTCACATAATCCAACATGAAATACTCCCTTAATTATAAACCTACAACATGTGATCTTTACCTAAAacaaaattttccaaatttaatTCATACCTGATTTGTCCTTCCTCCTGTGCGGCTTATGCACAACTGCCCGaa contains these protein-coding regions:
- the LOC107024793 gene encoding organ-specific protein S2-like, producing MATEYFSPKNFERKIYGSSTDARRDPGEYWNIVMKNEPMPIAIKHLMPRYDVLFEPRPTVTSYHDDEVSLKGEKSFEPRPIVTTYHHDDVGLKQEKSSFTKDFKPRPTATSYHDDEVSLKGEKCFEPRPTVTAYHHDDVGIKQEKSSFTKDFEPRPTATSYRDNETSLKGKKSFEPRPNVSMYND